A genomic region of Ictidomys tridecemlineatus isolate mIctTri1 chromosome 10, mIctTri1.hap1, whole genome shotgun sequence contains the following coding sequences:
- the LOC101968628 gene encoding LOW QUALITY PROTEIN: spermatogenesis-associated protein 13-like (The sequence of the model RefSeq protein was modified relative to this genomic sequence to represent the inferred CDS: inserted 1 base in 1 codon; substituted 1 base at 1 genomic stop codon): MDDQELGFKAGDVIQVLEASNKDWWWGRNEDKEAWFPASFVRLRVNQEELSENSSRTHGEEQEEDTSTSHHKHSENKHQMRTNVIQEIMNTERVYIKDICEGYIRQCRKHTGMFTVAQLATIFGNIEDIYKFQRKFLKDLEKQDNKEEPHLSEIGSCFLQHEXDFAIYSEYCNNHPGACVELSNLMKQGKYRHFFEACRLLQQMIDIALDGFLLTPVQKICKYPLQLAELLKYTTQEHSDYNNIKAAYEAMNNVACLINEHKRKLESLDKIAGWQVSIVGWEGLDILDRNSELIYSGEFTKITKQGKSQQRTFFLFDHQLVSCKKDLLRRDMLYYKGRIDMDEVELVDVEDGRDKDWNLNVRNAFKLVSRTTDEVHLFCAKKQEDKAKWLQACADERCRVQEDQEMGMEISENQKKLAMLNAQKAGHGKSKDYSRCPVAPLHQNLHPLHQRHITVPTSIPQQQVFALXEPKRKPSLFWHTFHKLAIFRK; the protein is encoded by the exons ATGGATGACCAGGAACTGGGCTTCAAGGCCGGGGATGTCATCCAGGTCCTGGAAGCCTCGAACAAAGACTGGTGGTGGGGCCGGAACGAGGATAAGGAGGCCTGGTTCCCTGCAAGCTTTGTCAGACTTCGAGTCAATCAGGAAGAGCTGTCCGAGAATTCTAGCAGAACCCATggtgaggagcaggaggaggataCCAGCACAAGCCACCACAAGCACTCTGAGAACAAGCACCAGATGCGGACAAATGTCATCCAGGAGATCATGAACACTGAACGGGTGTACATCAAGGACATCTGCGAGGGCTATATTCGACAGTGCCGCAAGCACACGGGAATGTTCACTGTTGCACAGCTAGCCACTATTTTTGGAAACATTGAAGACATTTACAAGTTCCAAAGAAAGTTCCTGAAAGACCTTGAGAAACAGGATAACAAAGAGGAACCTCACTTAAGTGAAATAGGATCCTGCTTCCTTCAGCATGAAT AGGACTTTGCCATTTATTCCGAGTATTGCAACAACCACCCAGGAGCCTGCGTGGAGCTTTCCAACCTCATGAAGCAGGGCAAGTACAGGCACTTCTTTGAAGCTTGCCGCCTGCTCCAGCAGATGATTGACATCGCCTTGGATGGGTTCCTCCTCACGCCAGTGCAGAAGATCTGCAAATACCCTCTGCAGCTGGCAGAGCTGCTCAAGTACACCACACAGGAGCACAGTGATTACAACAATATAAAGGCAGCCTATGAGGCCATGAATAATGTGGCCTGTTTGATCAATGAGCATAAACGCAAGCTGGAGAGCCTCGACAAGATTGCTGGCTGGCAGGTGTCCATTGTGGGCTGGGAGGGATTGGATATTCTAGACCGAAACTCAGAATTGATTTATTCAGGGGAATTTACCAAAATCACTAAGCAGGGCAAAAGCCAGCAGCGGACCTTCTTCCTGTTTGACCATCAGTTGGTGTCCTGCAAAAAGGACCTGCTACGCAGGGACATGCTGTACTACAAGGGTCGCATAGACATGGACGAGGTGGAGCTTGTGGATGTGGAGGATGGTCGGGACAAGGACTGGAACCTCAATGTGAGAAACGCCTTCAAGCTGGTCAGTAGGACCACAGATGAGGTTCACCTGTTCTGTGCCAAAAAACAGGAAGACAAGGCAAAGTGGCTGCAGGCCTGTGCGGATGAGAGGTGTCGAGTGCAGGAGGACCAGGAGATGGGAATGGAAATTtcagaaaatcaaaagaaacTTGCCATGTTAAATGCTCAGAAGGCAGGACATGGAAAGTCAAAAGACTATAGCAGATGCCCTGTTGCCCCGCTGCACCAGAACCTGCATCCCCTCCACCAGCGCCACATCACTGTGCCTACCAGCATCCCCCAGCAACAGGTGTTTGCCC GCGAACCCAAGAGAAAGCCTTCCCTCTTCTGGCATACCTTCCATAAACTCGCCATTTTCAGGAAGTGA